DNA from Salinispora arenicola:
TTCTGCGCGCGGAACGGGTCGATGAACGCGGTGGCGACATCCGGGAGCAGCAGCATGTCCGACTCGTGGATTGCCTGGAAGCCGCGGATGGACGACCCGTCGAACGCGAGGCCGTCGGTGAAGAGGTCGTCGTCGACCGACTCGGCGGGCACGTTGAAGTGCTGCATCACGCCGGGCAGGTCACAGAAACGTACGTCGACGAACTTCACGTCCTCGTTCTTGAGGTAACGCAGCAGTTCCTCGGGATTGGCAAACACTCGTCCTCCTGGCTCGTCCACTGGGTGGCTAGGCTGCTGGCGACGCTATGGCCGTGCGGTTGCCCGGCCATGTCTTCAGTGTTTCTGCCGTGTTACGTCCCGTGGGGCGCCATCCGCGCGAGGCGGGTCAGACCCGCATTCGTCCAGGGACGCGACCAGCTGTGCCATTATAGTGGTAGTTGCACCGCTTGGCCCTTTTGGTGAGGTAGGTCGGCGCGTTTCCACCCGCAGGACTGGCTACCCTTGACTGCTGTGACAATCTCGGCTGACCACCCCGTGCCGCCCACCCCTGGAACGTCCTTCAGTCAGATCCTGGGGCGGCGATTCGGAGCGCTGGTGATCGACTGGCTGCTGTGCATACTGGTTGCCAACACCTTCGCCGACCCATTCCGCGACGGATGGGCCCCCGTGCTGGTGCTCATCGTCGAATACGGCTTCTTCATCGGTCTGTTCGCCCAGACCCCCGGGATGTACATCACGAGAGTCCGCTGCGTGTCCTGGGTCAGCGGTGGTCGGATCGGGGTCCTCCGTGCCCTCCTGCGCGGCGCCCTGCTCGCCCTCGTCGTACCCGCCCTGATCATGGATGTCAACCGTCGTGGCCTGCACGACCGAGCCGCCGGCTCGGTCGTCACGTCCGTCGCGCGCTGACCCTTTCCCGCGACGGGCACGTCAGCGATGCCGTGGTCGCAGCCGGTCAGCGACCACGGGCCTGGCGGAAAGCGCCCTTCGGGGGACGCATGTTCTTCGGGATCGCGCCCTTGGGCAGCTGCGGACGCGCACTGAGCGCCTTGAGGCGCTTGTCCAGCGCGTTGACGTCGCGGCCACTGAGCTTGCGCGGCAACCGCATCAGCGTCATCCGCAGCTTACGGACCGGCAACTCACCCTCCTCCTGGCCGATCATGTAGTCGTAGAGCGGCGCCGAGCCGATCACCTTGGCCAACCGTCGCTTCTCCTGGCCGAGCAGGCTGCGCACCCGCTGTGGATTACCCTCCGCCAGCAGGATCACTCCCGAGCGGCCGATGACCAGGTGCACCATGTCCATCTGAGTGGTCGAGCTGACCGCCGGGGTGACCCGCCAGTCGCCGCGCATGTTCTCGATGATCTGTGCCGCCGCGCCCGGCTGGCCCTCCGCGGCGTTCATCATCGCCCGGTTGGACCGGAGGTTGAGCACGATCAGCAGGGAGAGCAGCGTCAACAGGATGCCCAGTGGGATCCAGAGCCAACCCCACACGAGGAAGGCGACCACGGTCAGCGCGAGCGGGATGACCACCGCGGCGAAGGCCAGGGGCGCGAACCACCGGTCCTGCTTGGCGGTGAACCGAAACACCATCCCGATCTGCTTCAGCCGCTGGCCGAACGAGACCTTCTCCTGGGGCTTTGCCATGCTCCCGAGTCTAGTGGTCGGCGAATCACCCGCTCAGCCGCGGCCGGCTTGTTCAGGTGTGCCGGCGACCGACCTGGGGACAGGTTCCGAGCTACTGCTCCTGAATCGCCCGTAACAGGATCTCGCTCGCCTTCTGTGCGGCTTGCGCGTCGGCGCGTAGCCGATCCGACTGT
Protein-coding regions in this window:
- a CDS encoding RDD family protein, which encodes MTISADHPVPPTPGTSFSQILGRRFGALVIDWLLCILVANTFADPFRDGWAPVLVLIVEYGFFIGLFAQTPGMYITRVRCVSWVSGGRIGVLRALLRGALLALVVPALIMDVNRRGLHDRAAGSVVTSVAR
- a CDS encoding DUF4191 domain-containing protein, which produces MAKPQEKVSFGQRLKQIGMVFRFTAKQDRWFAPLAFAAVVIPLALTVVAFLVWGWLWIPLGILLTLLSLLIVLNLRSNRAMMNAAEGQPGAAAQIIENMRGDWRVTPAVSSTTQMDMVHLVIGRSGVILLAEGNPQRVRSLLGQEKRRLAKVIGSAPLYDYMIGQEEGELPVRKLRMTLMRLPRKLSGRDVNALDKRLKALSARPQLPKGAIPKNMRPPKGAFRQARGR